A stretch of the Lactuca sativa cultivar Salinas chromosome 9, Lsat_Salinas_v11, whole genome shotgun sequence genome encodes the following:
- the LOC111895888 gene encoding cytochrome b561 and DOMON domain-containing protein At5g35735: MGKVIHFLFCILISNSILSLAQEDCSSYNFRNNEIYATCVSLPVQNSNLHWNYHPTNGTVDVAYRHTGVSTSTWVAWALNLNGSGMLGAQALVALPNSNGSVQGYTSAVTSYGTGLQQSPLNFVVPAIRAERLNGDVLIHATLVLPGGRTSFNQVWQSGPVSNGAPGAHPLGSDNRNSLGTVDFITGQTGAGAPVGGSLLHRRNTHGVLNAVSWGILMPMGAMVARYVKVFKVANPAWFYIHIACQATAYGVGVAGWGTGLKLGSDSEGIKYTSHRNIGITLFVLGTLQVFALLLRPKPDNKYRKYWNIYHGGVGYTVITLAIINVFKGLDILDPEKKWKHAYIGVLISLGAIAVILEAFTWFIVLNRKKEEKQVNGAHGANGYGRSHEQAA; this comes from the exons atgGGAAAAGTTATTCACTTTCTTTTTTGCATTTTGATATCCAATTCGATCTTATCTTTAGCTCAAGAAGATTGTAGTTCTTATAACTTCAGAAACAACGAAATCTATGCAACGTGTGTGAGTTTACCTGTTCAAAACTCGAATCTTCACTGGAACTACCACCCGACCAATGGCACCGTGGATGTGGCTTACCGGCACACCGGAGTTTCAACGTCGACGTGGGTGGCTTGGGCTCTAAACTTAAACGGGTCGGGTATGCTTGGAGCTCAAGCTCTTGTTGCTTTACCCAACTCAAACGGATCCGTTCAAGGCTATACATCGGCAGTTACCAGCTACGGCACGGGGCTGCAACAGTCTCCGTTGAACTTCGTCGTGCCGGCTATCAGGGCGGAGAGGTTGAACGGCGATGTTTTGATTCATGCGACTTTGGTTTTGCCTGGTGGGAGAACGAGTTTCAATCAGGTTTGGCAGTCGGGTCCGGTTTCTAACGGAGCTCCGGGTGCTCATCCTTTGGGTTCTGACAATCGAAATTCGTTAGGAACGGTGGATTTCATCACCGGGCAGACTGGTGCCGGCGCCCCCGTTGGTGGTTCACTACTTCACCGGAGAAAC ACGCATGGAGTGTTAAACGCTGTGAGTTGGGGAATACTTATGCCGATGGGAGCCATGGTGGCGCGTTACGTGAAAGTATTCAAGGTCGCTAATCCCGCCTGGTTTTACATTCACATCGCCTGTCAAGCCACTGCCTACGGCGTTGGAGTCGCCGGATGGGGTACCGGACTGAAACTCGGCAGCGACTCCGAGGGTATCAAGTACACTTCTCACCGGAACATCGGGATCACCCTCTTTGTCCTCGGAACTCTACAGGTATTTGCGCTGCTGTTGAGGCCGAAGCCAGATAACAAATACAGGAAGTATTGGAACATCTACCATGGCGGCGTTGGGTACACCGTCATCACTCTCGCAATCATCAACGTCTTTAAAGGACTAGATATTTTGGATCCGGAGAAGAAATGGAAGCATGCTTACATTGGTGTTCTTATATCTCTAGGCGCCATTGCAGTCATTTTGGAAGCTTTTACGTGGTTCATTGTTTTGAACAGGAAGAAGGAGGAGAAGCAGGTGAACGGCGCTCATGGAGCCAATGGTTACGGTCGCAGCCATGAGCAGGCGGCGTAA